A stretch of the Candidatus Aquicultor sp. genome encodes the following:
- a CDS encoding MFS transporter has translation MDRYRWFALIFLAAGLAIVITDNAVLNVAVPYVLRDLNTTLDAMQRVISGYALIIATLLITMGRLGDMIGRRKVFRTGIVLLR, from the coding sequence ATGGATCGGTACCGATGGTTTGCGCTGATTTTTCTTGCTGCGGGTCTTGCTATCGTTATTACCGATAACGCGGTATTAAATGTCGCCGTCCCCTATGTCCTGCGTGATTTAAATACAACGCTTGATGCAATGCAGCGGGTGATCTCTGGGTATGCCCTTATTATTGCGACCCTTCTTATTACGATGGGTCGCCTTGGCGATATGATCGGGCGCAGAAAAGTCTTTCGCACCGGCATTGTTCTTTTGCGGTAG
- a CDS encoding IS1 family transposase: MNKLSVEKRVQVIKCLVEGTSIRGTVRITGVAKNTVAKLLVDLGEGCSIYQDAIMHDLKCRRLQFDEIWSFVYSKQKNIPEEHRGEFGYGDVWTWVAMDADTKLVVSFLVGERNSKDAKAFVSDVASRLRYKVQLTTDGYKPYLEAVEDSFGGDIDYAVLHKIYGVEPETQKRYSPAKCLGTDVQVVAGNPDKAHVSTSYVERQNLTMRMGMRRFTRLTNAFSKKAENLAHAVSLHFMYYDFARPHKSLSKQYPTTPAMAAGIADHVWTVEELASLME, encoded by the coding sequence ATGAACAAGCTATCCGTTGAGAAACGAGTACAAGTAATTAAATGCCTTGTCGAAGGTACAAGCATTAGGGGCACGGTTCGCATAACCGGCGTCGCTAAGAACACCGTCGCCAAATTACTTGTCGATCTCGGTGAAGGTTGCTCGATCTATCAAGACGCGATTATGCATGATCTCAAATGCAGGCGCCTGCAATTCGACGAGATTTGGAGCTTTGTTTATTCCAAGCAGAAAAACATACCCGAAGAACACCGGGGCGAATTTGGTTACGGCGACGTGTGGACGTGGGTTGCTATGGACGCCGATACGAAGCTCGTTGTTTCTTTCTTAGTCGGGGAGCGCAACAGTAAAGACGCTAAGGCGTTTGTTTCTGATGTGGCTTCACGGTTGCGCTACAAGGTTCAGCTTACTACAGACGGCTACAAGCCATATCTGGAAGCGGTTGAAGATAGTTTCGGTGGCGATATTGACTACGCGGTGCTGCATAAGATTTACGGCGTCGAACCTGAAACACAGAAGCGGTATTCACCGGCTAAATGCCTCGGAACCGATGTGCAGGTCGTGGCAGGCAACCCCGACAAAGCCCACGTCTCGACCTCGTATGTAGAGCGCCAAAACTTGACGATGCGCATGGGTATGAGAAGGTTTACGAGACTTACTAACGCCTTCTCAAAGAAAGCAGAGAATCTAGCACATGCGGTTAGCCTTCACTTCATGTATTACGACTTCGCTAGACCACATAAAAGCCTCTCGAAGCAGTACCCAACCACGCCAGCTATGGCCGCTGGAATCGCAGACCATGTTTGGACGGTTGAAGAACTAGCCAGCCTTATGGAATAG
- the cybH gene encoding Ni/Fe-hydrogenase, b-type cytochrome subunit encodes MSGERTTRQEHPLPAVIMHWTHLISMAILIFTGFYIHSSFFNGSMAVERQLHFIFAFVLIYVAIIRVYWAFFGHGSASQGSHVKERDYRFFLPQAQNRGKFGQTIRYYLFLRRTHPATAKYNPLQKGTYVFWLILIILQAITGFALWEPTMSFFSPLTNALGGLNWMRIGHYFITWIFIITIAVHIYLVLAEDIKQFPLMFWWRAQDTSPAKEKA; translated from the coding sequence ATGTCAGGTGAGCGAACAACACGGCAAGAGCATCCGCTGCCCGCGGTTATCATGCACTGGACGCATCTCATATCGATGGCTATTCTTATCTTTACGGGCTTTTATATTCACTCGTCCTTTTTCAATGGCAGCATGGCGGTCGAGCGGCAACTGCACTTCATTTTTGCCTTCGTGCTGATTTACGTGGCGATCATTCGCGTATACTGGGCGTTCTTCGGGCACGGATCGGCATCGCAGGGTAGCCATGTTAAAGAGCGCGATTACAGGTTCTTCCTGCCGCAGGCGCAAAACCGGGGCAAGTTCGGCCAAACAATCCGGTACTACTTATTCCTTCGCAGGACGCACCCGGCAACAGCCAAGTATAATCCCTTACAAAAGGGGACGTATGTCTTCTGGCTGATTCTTATCATATTGCAAGCGATTACCGGGTTCGCGTTGTGGGAACCGACGATGAGCTTTTTCTCACCGCTGACTAATGCGCTCGGCGGATTGAATTGGATGAGGATCGGTCACTACTTTATTACCTGGATATTCATCATTACCATCGCGGTGCATATTTATCTGGTGCTTGCCGAAGACATCAAGCAGTTCCCGCTGATGTTTTGGTGGCGCGCCCAGGATACTTCACCGGCTAAGGAGAAGGCGTAA
- a CDS encoding branched-chain amino acid ABC transporter substrate-binding protein, with amino-acid sequence MKKYLLVILLTIVLAVALGVSGCAKNTQQAADTKSAGSTAQEFIIVNHTSLTGGLADCGFAAKTGVDLAAKDLGSTVKIGGKEYKVKVLTMDDKGETGEAAVVAQNAIDKGAVGVIGCLTSGNTNAALPVYKKEDIAMISPSSTRPDLTDVGHTNFFRTCLRDDLQGKVIGDWAAANGYKKVTVVDDSGDYAKALGDVVEKTLKDKGVSVKREHATDDKQDNFSAQIGNIKAFGSKCVIFTGYHRQAGLLRKQMIEANLKKVAFMGGDGAKSEELFKEAGGKKNVEGMMVTFGLDRSQMSGYDKFQKEYKDTTGKDPGPYAENAYDAFGMLIGAMKDAGTTDGKAVIASLKKIKYKGIIGEFSFAKKGDIQIKGGVSQFVIKDGKFVPVAK; translated from the coding sequence TTGAAAAAGTATTTATTAGTTATCTTATTAACAATTGTACTCGCGGTCGCACTCGGTGTTAGCGGATGCGCGAAGAACACACAACAGGCTGCTGATACCAAATCTGCAGGGTCTACAGCGCAAGAATTCATAATCGTCAATCATACCTCACTAACCGGTGGACTAGCTGACTGTGGTTTTGCCGCTAAGACCGGTGTCGACCTTGCTGCAAAAGATCTTGGCAGCACCGTTAAGATCGGCGGCAAGGAATACAAGGTCAAGGTTCTAACCATGGATGATAAGGGTGAGACCGGTGAAGCCGCCGTCGTAGCCCAGAACGCCATCGACAAAGGTGCGGTCGGCGTTATCGGTTGCCTGACCAGCGGTAACACCAATGCTGCGCTTCCGGTTTACAAGAAAGAAGACATCGCGATGATCTCGCCGTCGTCGACTCGCCCCGACCTTACCGATGTCGGCCACACCAACTTCTTCCGCACCTGCCTGAGAGACGATCTCCAGGGCAAAGTCATCGGTGACTGGGCTGCCGCAAATGGCTACAAGAAAGTCACAGTCGTGGATGATAGCGGCGACTATGCCAAAGCGCTCGGCGATGTTGTTGAGAAAACCCTTAAAGACAAAGGTGTCAGCGTAAAACGCGAGCATGCAACCGACGACAAGCAAGACAACTTCTCGGCACAGATCGGCAACATCAAAGCCTTCGGCAGCAAGTGCGTCATCTTTACCGGTTATCACCGCCAAGCAGGTCTGCTACGCAAGCAAATGATCGAAGCCAACCTTAAGAAAGTCGCATTCATGGGCGGCGACGGCGCTAAGTCGGAAGAGCTCTTTAAAGAGGCCGGCGGCAAGAAAAATGTCGAAGGCATGATGGTCACATTCGGCCTCGACAGAAGCCAGATGTCCGGCTATGACAAATTCCAGAAAGAATACAAGGATACTACCGGCAAAGATCCTGGCCCATATGCAGAAAACGCATACGATGCGTTTGGCATGCTTATAGGGGCAATGAAAGATGCCGGCACGACCGACGGCAAAGCAGTCATCGCATCACTGAAGAAGATTAAATACAAAGGTATCATCGGTGAGTTCAGCTTTGCCAAGAAGGGCGACATCCAGATCAAGGGTGGCGTTTCTCAGTTCGTTATCAAAGATGGAAAGTTTGTTCCGGTAGCTAAGTAA
- the dinD gene encoding DNA damage-inducible protein D → MDEELDGTTATLKEAMQISKKGTEYWMARELMKILKYPEWRYFKNVIEKAMKACEGVGEDINEHFGETTKMVTVGSGAKVQVQDYYLNRYACYLIAMNGNPQNIEIAKAQTYFAVQTRRQEIQEKLTEEERRLLLRNRVKDANNKLKRAAKDAGVKMYGVFQDAGYRGLYGGMSLTDLKAFKKLDKKDQLLDRIGRTELAANEFRITQTEDRLVRDKVNNEPQAIRTHREVGEEVRRAIQKIGGTMPEKLPIEPPIKEIERKLKQETKELHD, encoded by the coding sequence ATGGACGAAGAGCTTGACGGCACTACCGCAACACTAAAGGAAGCTATGCAAATATCAAAAAAAGGAACCGAGTACTGGATGGCGAGAGAGCTCATGAAGATTTTAAAATATCCAGAGTGGCGATATTTTAAGAATGTTATTGAGAAAGCAATGAAGGCATGCGAAGGCGTGGGGGAAGACATCAACGAGCATTTCGGTGAGACCACCAAAATGGTTACAGTAGGAAGTGGTGCGAAGGTACAGGTACAGGATTATTATCTAAATAGATATGCTTGCTATCTAATCGCTATGAACGGTAACCCACAGAACATCGAGATAGCGAAGGCGCAAACATATTTCGCAGTACAGACCAGAAGGCAAGAGATACAGGAAAAACTAACCGAAGAGGAGCGAAGGCTACTTCTCCGTAATCGAGTAAAGGACGCTAACAACAAATTAAAACGAGCAGCGAAGGACGCCGGAGTTAAGATGTATGGGGTTTTCCAAGATGCCGGATATCGCGGGCTGTATGGTGGTATGAGTCTTACCGACCTTAAAGCGTTTAAGAAGCTCGATAAAAAAGACCAGCTCCTCGACCGGATAGGACGGACCGAATTAGCTGCGAACGAGTTCCGCATTACACAGACCGAAGATAGATTGGTACGCGATAAGGTAAACAACGAACCGCAAGCAATTCGCACTCATCGCGAGGTCGGTGAAGAAGTTCGCAGGGCAATCCAAAAGATTGGTGGCACCATGCCTGAAAAACTACCTATCGAACCGCCGATAAAGGAAATCGAGCGTAAATTAAAACAAGAGACCAAAGAACTGCATGATTAA